One segment of Clostridium botulinum DNA contains the following:
- a CDS encoding SEC-C metal-binding domain-containing protein, giving the protein MVKKECSNKDTNNEFIENKETDESAELYDNMMDDLFQKYENKMNKMFVKGVYSFEVSEQLKSLSKEAVYNIAKNLGMSKISTLNKDALIEKVLNEYTEIIANQFIYFEEERFNILKSYLNNDGVKIFDDIDEYELSRTAYFMQQGIIFPSTKDEKAVFLMPKIVQDIITNKDTTEYIDILKRNKEVLDLYRGLNKAYGIVNNKDVTSLLQRYDIENSDEFSINEIIKEAQYYYREYREEKGFFINNNIENWSDLLKDIEKDNKDLEYYNINKNELLDMIGSEWIYKSKFGKSFLKEFTNIFEIKKDMVYQIMDDLSFDIQDNGMDDTINSLLELINANNLELRNHVKGVVTKFLSNIRLWKYRGATINEISGNITEVKPKITIGRNDPCVCGSGKKYKKCCGKN; this is encoded by the coding sequence TTGGTTAAAAAAGAATGTTCTAATAAAGATACAAATAATGAATTTATTGAAAATAAAGAAACTGATGAATCAGCAGAATTATATGATAATATGATGGATGATTTGTTTCAAAAATATGAAAATAAAATGAATAAAATGTTTGTAAAAGGAGTATATTCTTTTGAAGTATCAGAACAATTAAAATCATTATCTAAAGAAGCTGTATATAATATAGCTAAAAATTTAGGCATGAGTAAAATTTCTACATTAAACAAAGATGCTTTAATAGAAAAAGTTCTTAATGAATATACTGAAATAATTGCAAATCAATTTATATATTTTGAAGAAGAAAGATTTAATATTCTGAAGAGTTATCTTAATAATGATGGAGTAAAAATCTTTGATGATATTGATGAGTATGAACTTAGTAGAACAGCATACTTTATGCAACAAGGAATTATATTTCCATCAACAAAAGATGAAAAAGCAGTATTTTTAATGCCAAAAATAGTTCAAGATATAATAACTAATAAAGATACTACTGAATATATAGACATACTAAAAAGAAATAAGGAAGTATTAGATTTATATAGAGGATTAAACAAAGCATATGGAATTGTAAATAATAAAGATGTTACATCATTATTACAAAGGTATGATATAGAAAATTCAGATGAATTTAGCATAAATGAAATAATAAAAGAAGCTCAATACTATTACAGAGAATATAGAGAAGAAAAAGGATTTTTTATAAATAATAATATAGAAAACTGGTCTGATTTATTAAAAGATATAGAAAAAGATAATAAAGATTTAGAATATTACAATATAAATAAAAATGAATTATTAGATATGATTGGTTCAGAATGGATATATAAGAGTAAATTTGGAAAGTCATTTTTAAAGGAATTTACTAATATATTTGAGATAAAAAAAGATATGGTATATCAAATAATGGACGATTTATCATTTGATATTCAAGATAATGGTATGGATGACACAATAAATAGTTTGTTAGAATTAATAAATGCAAACAATTTGGAACTTAGAAATCACGTAAAAGGTGTAGTAACTAAGTTTTTAAGTAATATAAGGCTTTGGAAATATAGGGGTGCTACAATAAATGAAATAAGTGGAAACATTACAGAAGTTAAACCCAAAATAACTATTGGTAGAAATGATCCATGCGTCTGTGGTAGTGGGAAAAAATATAAAAAGTGTTGTGGAAAGAATTAA
- a CDS encoding patatin-like phospholipase family protein — MTGLVLEGGAFRGLFTAGVLDALIDINLEIKYIVGVSAGITNGYSFVSKQRGRNLEVMERFIDHKRYVGYNNLLKCRSIMDMDFVFDEIPNEHCPFDYETFDKFDGKVLAGSVNVNTGEVEYFDKEYLDKKNTILRATCSIPLLFKFININNQLYADGGLVDAIPIKKSISDGNNKNIIVLTRNEGYRKHESKGNKFAYKLYKKKYPKLACVLRDRHIEYNSQIDYCKELESKNEAIVIRPTIEMNVGRFEKNKDKLKEIYNNGYKETMKIKDRLIKFID; from the coding sequence ATGACAGGTCTTGTTTTAGAAGGGGGAGCATTTAGAGGTCTTTTTACTGCAGGAGTCTTAGATGCTTTAATAGATATAAATTTAGAAATAAAATATATAGTAGGTGTATCAGCAGGAATTACTAATGGATATTCCTTTGTTTCTAAACAAAGAGGTAGAAATTTAGAAGTAATGGAGAGATTTATAGATCACAAAAGGTACGTTGGATATAATAATTTATTAAAATGCAGATCAATAATGGATATGGATTTTGTTTTTGATGAAATTCCTAATGAACATTGTCCTTTTGATTATGAAACTTTTGATAAATTTGATGGAAAAGTTTTAGCTGGAAGCGTTAATGTAAATACTGGAGAAGTAGAGTATTTTGATAAAGAGTATTTAGATAAGAAAAATACAATTCTAAGGGCTACATGTTCAATTCCACTTTTGTTTAAATTTATAAATATAAACAATCAACTTTATGCTGATGGAGGATTAGTAGATGCTATACCTATAAAAAAATCTATTTCTGATGGCAATAATAAAAATATAATAGTTTTGACAAGAAATGAAGGTTATAGAAAGCATGAATCAAAAGGAAATAAATTTGCGTATAAATTATATAAGAAGAAGTATCCTAAACTAGCATGCGTTTTAAGGGATAGACATATTGAATATAATAGTCAAATAGATTATTGCAAGGAACTAGAAAGTAAAAATGAAGCAATAGTTATTAGGCCAACAATAGAGATGAATGTAGGAAGATTTGAAAAAAATAAAGATAAATTAAAAGAGATTTATAATAATGGATATAAAGAAACTATGAAGATTAAAGATAGATTAATAAAATTTATTGATTAA